GAAGTAAAGCTATTAAAGGGAGATGGGACAAGTTATGTAAGCACGGTTAACTTAACCGAAGAGCTCAATACCTACACTTTGAGCGATACTGATTTTGAGGGAGAGATAGTGACCGACTTTGCCGACTTAAAAGTAATTGTTTTTAATTTGGTCGCTGAGAACGGTTATCGTGAGGAGAAATCAATGAACTTATCTAATATTGATTTTAATAATAGAGAGCCCTCGGTAACCTTCATAGATGCGGATACCAACAAATCTGTTGTATATCCCAATCCTATGGTAGAAGCTGCGTCCATCTATTTCTATGAACAGACAAATAGTACATATACGTTTGACCTGTTTACCATGACGGGTAGACGCATAGGTTCTCATCACTTAGAAGGGGATAGTGTTTCCGGTCAGAACAGCATTGAAATAAGAAGAAAAGGATTAGCTCCAGGACTTTATTTGTATAAGATAAAGAGTAGTACGGATAAAATATGGAGTGGAAGATTAATAGTCAGATAATTAGGTTGGATGTTTGGTAGCTGCGCCCGTCATATTGTTTGACGGGTGCAGTTTTTTTGTGGTATTCTTATTAGAGCTCAACAAGCACTTCAAAATTAGCCTTTGTTGCTATTGGTATACCCTCTGAGGACATACCCTCAAGAACTACCTGATAATCTCCAAGCGTATCACCCGCATAAAAGGAAACCAATGCTTTTCCGTTTTCATCTAGTTCAACATAGGGTTTCCAAAGTAGGGTGGTGCGGTTATCATTAGCAACCGGTTTAGACTGATTTGAATCGTATTTAGGCTCATAAAACCTTCTGGAATAATCGTAACCGGGATATTGAAAATTCAAGGACCCACCAAGTTTTGCTCTCGAAATCGTATTTTCTGTGCCGTCTTTTGAAAATATAGCCACGACCCCATTTGCCGCTCTAGAACCATAAATGGCCGCTCTTGGACCCTTTAGCACATCGATAAAATCGACGTTAGAAGGCAGCATTTGCTGTAAAATATCACCGCCAACAGGAGTTCCGTCTAATAAAACCAATGCAGAACCGGCTCCGGGGCCACTTTCCGGGTCGGCGTCACTTAAACTGGAAGCTGCTCTTAAATAAACAAAACGCTCTCCAGTAGTCATTCTCCTGACGGTAAGGCCCGGTACCCTTCCAGCTAAGGCATCTAATAGGTTTGTGAATCCCAGCTCGCTAAAATTTTCAAAATCTACCGTATGGGAGGGCTCTCTGTAAAGAACCTTCTTTCTTTTTTGTACATATGTATCCTTCTTCTCCACTTTTTCAGCCTTTATTAGTACTTCTTCAAGCGCTATGGTATCATCATCATACAGAAAGGGTCTATTAATTTCATTAATACTATTAAACGCCTTAGATGGTATAGTATTGATAAAAGCATTCCCATTCATCGGATGCACTATAGGCGACCGTAGTGTATCCAATATAATGTTATATTTAGAGGTAGGGTTCCGTTTCCTTTTTGGATGGTAGACATTCGCACTCAGCAAGACAGTCGTTGAATCTGTAAAGTTGAGGTCGCGAAAGCGGAATCTACCGTCCGCATCTGTTTTTGCGCGGTCCTGAATTATTTCCTCTTGATTATTGGCGGTAAGTGAGACGCTACCCGTTAGTGTTTCTGAATTATTGGTGGCACTGACTACTTTACCCGATAGGCTAATTCCTTTTTCCGGTAAGAAGTAATCGGCAGATGCCATTGGCTTGTTCTGCACAACATATTGACGCCATCCCTGCGTACGCATCAACAGGTCTAAATTCGCTTTCCGTTCTGGGGCATCGGAATTAAAGTAATATCCCGGTTGTTCAATCTTTCCCCTGACTACGGCACTCAATTGGGTGTAGGTTTTAATGTCCAACGCATGGTTATTATCCACATTGACCAGCGCATTGGAAACGGAGAGCGACATGTCCGTGTTCGCGGCATTGAAACCCATGTTATTTACGGCTATCTCCAAGGTCACCAGTTCTCTTTTTTCAAAAGAATTTTTGGAACTTTTTACAGTCACCTTTTCATTGAAATCTCCACTTTCATGAAATAGGAGACGTTCTGCGATAGGTTGTTGTTGGTCGTTCCATAGTGTTAGTTCTAGCGTCCCTTCATTTACGATATCCTTTGCTAATTTTATGAGGGTGGTGTTTTCCTGTTTATTAGCGTTTACTGCCAGGTTAAACTGTACAGCTCCTTTTTGTTTGCCCACAAGCATATAGTCCTTTAGCTGTATGTCCGATGTTGCTCTTAGTTCTATTTTGTAAAAGTCCTCTAAATTTAAAACGGTCATAAGCACGCCGCGATCTTTCGGGGTGGGCAACTCAAACTGTAGTTCTTCGCCATTATGGTTTAGATGGGCACTATAGGTTTTATCTGGCTTTGGGATAAAATGAAAAAGTCCCATGCCTAAATGGGTAGTACTGAAGTTGGTTACCTGGTTGCCCAAATCATCCTTAATCTGGCCTGACACAGAAACACCGTTTCCGTCCGAATCGAGCACCTTGAAAGCGATCGGGTTAAGAAATCCGTTTATGGCATACCCGCCTTCCGGAAAGAACTGCATATCCAGCGCGTTATCTTGATTTGTGCTACTATAGTTTACCATGGGGTCGGACTCCCCCGTATTTACGAAAATATGCTTCGTATAGTAGTGTTCCGCACCAAAGTTGCGCATGTAATTGGTATATGCCCTAATGGAATAAATGCCGCTGGCAGGCACATCGGAAAGTTTAATATCCCCGGCTGCGGAGCCGTCTTTAGTTTTTAGGACGTTTTTGGAAAGGATAGTTCCGCTAGATCCAATAAGCTCCACATAAACGACTTCGCTAAGTGCTGTAGGCGTATGCGTTCTACCGTCCATAAGATAGGCTTTGAACCAAATGGATTCCCCGGCTGCGTAAAAGCTCTTATCTAGATGTAAGTACAACTGTTCTAGCGGGAGTTCGTCATTAACGACGAGCTCCTGTTTTCCATAAACAAAGGAACCGTTTGCTATAGAAAGAATGATAGTTAGAAGTGCGACAACCCCTCTATTGATAATCGTACGTTTTTGAGCGTATAATCTTGTTAATTCCATATCAGTAAAATAAACAAGAATTATCAAAAACCTTCTAAAAAATAGTTGATTAACAAAACTTTAGGTACTTAAAAGCGCCTTTAAGTTGTAAGACCATCCAATCCTAAAACTGAACGCAACAGTAATCTTATCCGTTATTCTTTAAAACCCAATCCCTAGCATTCGTAAAAGCTTCCAACCATGGCGAGACTTCATCGTTACGGTCCGTAGGATAGTACGCCCAATTCCATGGAAAAGTAGAACGCTCTATATGTGGCATGGTGACCAAGTGTCTTCCTGTTTTATCGCACAGCATGGCCGTATTAAAATCGCTCCCATTAGGATTTGCAGGATAGGTCTCATAACCATACTTGGCTACGATGTCGTATTGATTTTCATCTTCTGGAAGGCTGAATTTCCCTTCTCCGTGCGAAATCCATACGCCCAAAGTGGCTCCAGCCAAACTGGATAACATGATCGAATTATTCTCTTGAACTTGGACCGAGGTAAAGTTACTCTCGTGTTTATGAGAATCGTTATAGGTCATCTTTCCATGGGTTTTATGCGCTGGGTTAATGAGGTCCAATTCCATGAACAATTGGCAGCCGTTGCAAATACCTACGGATAGGGTATCCGGTCTTGCAAAGAAATCCTTTATGACCTTGTTCGCTTTTTCGTTGTATTTAATGGCTCCTGCCCATCCTTTGGCACTTCCCAATACATCGGAATTGGAGAAGCCGCCAACCGCGCCAAGGAACTGAATATCTTCCAAGGTTTCACGTCCCGAAATTAAATCGGTCATATGCACATCCTTTACATCAAAACCGGCCAAATACATGGCGTTTGCCATCTCCCGTTCGGAATTACTTCCTTTCTCACGAAGGATGGCTGCCTTTGGCCTCTCGATTTCGCTCGAAGTGACGGGCAGTTTTCCTTTAAAATCAGTAGGGAAGAAATATGTTAAAGGCTGCTCCTTGTAATTATCAAAGCGGTCTTTTGCCAATCCGTTTGCGGTTTGTTTGTCATCCAGCAAATACGAAGTTTTAAACCAAGTATCCCGCAACGAGGATATATTCAGTCCCATTTCCATACCTGCATTTTTAATGCGAAGTGTAGCTTCCGAGGTAACGCTTCCGATGCGTTTAATATCAATTTTGGCATCCAAAAGCATTTGTACGATCACATTATCCTTTAACTGAAAAACAATACCTGCATTCTCGGAAAACAAGAGTTTAATGGTATCCGATTCGTCTAAGGATGTCAAATCCAAATCCGCCCCGAGGTCCGTATCTGCAAAACAAAGTTCTAATAGTGTTGTTATTAATCCGCCGGACGCAACATCATGACCAGCAAGGACTTGCCCTTCCTTGATCAAAGTTTGCATTAAATCGAAAACGGATTTGAAATAAGCGTCGTTCTGTATGGTCGGGGCTTCATTCCCTATGGCATTTCGTACTTGTGCGAAAGAGGAACCACCGAGCTTATAAGCATCTTGGGATAGGTTGATGTAGTAGATGTCACCTCCGTCTTTTTGTAGTACGGGCTCTACCACTTTGCTGATATCGTTACAGTTTCCGGCAGCGGAAATAACGACCGTTCCAGGCGCAATAACATCACCGTCCTTATATTTTTGTTTCATGGAGAGCGAATCCTTTCCAGTAGGTACGTTGATACCCAGTGCAATGGAAAAATCCGAAGTTGCCTGCACCGCTTCGTACAAACGAGCATCTTCACCTTCGTTCTTGCAGGGCCACATCCAGTTTGCGGAAAGGGAAACAGATTTCAATCCGTCTTTCATCGGTGCCCAAATAATATTCGTCAAGGCCTCGGCAATACTATTCTTACTTCCTGCCGCCGGGTCTATAAGTCCGGAAATAGGGGAGTGCCCAATACTGGTCGCAATACCTTCTTTTCCTTTAAAATCCAGCGCCATTACACCTACGTTGTTCAATGGTAATTGCAGGGGTCCGGCGCATTGCTGCTTGGCAACCCTACCGCCCACGCAACGGTCTACTTTGTTGGTCAGCCAATCCTTACAAGCAACGGCCTCTAGCTGCAATACCTGCTCCAGATAATCATGGAAAAATTCTAAGGAATACTCAGGATTTTCATAGTTTCTATTCACCGTACGGTCCGTCATAACGGTTTTGGGCGAGCTGCCGAAAATATCCGAGAGCTGCACATCCATGGGTTTTTCTCCAGTGCTGGCCGATTCGAACGTAAAACGGTCATCTCCCGTAACATTACCTACCTCGTACATGGGCGAGCGTTCCCGTTCTGCAATACGTTGCAACAAATCCACATCTTCTTGACCAATGACCAATCCCATGCGTTCTTGGGATTCATTGCCTATGATTTCTTTGGCGGATAGGGTAGGATCGCCCACCGGAAGTTTATCCAAATCTATTTTACCACCCGTTTCCTCCACCAGTTCGGAGAGACAGTTCAGATGTCCGCCTGCACCATGGTCATGAATGGAGACAATAGGGTTTTTATCGCTTTCCACCATACCCCGAATAGCATTGGCGGCACGTTTTTGCATTTCTGGATTAGACCGTTGTATGGCGTTCAATTCAATGGCTGAACTGAATTCGCCCGTATCGGCACTGGAAACCGCAGCACCACCCATCCCGATGCGGTAGTTGTCGCCCCCAAGGATTACGATTTTATCCCCTGTTTTGGGTTCGTCCTTCAGGGCTTGTTCCGCTTTGCCGTAGCCGATACCTCCCGCTTGCATAATGACTTTATCGTAGCCCAAGCGTCTAGGTATCTTATCTCCGCTAGATGCGACTGTCTCTAGGTGTTCAAATGTCAATACCGAACCTGCAATTAGGGGCTGACCGAATTTATTTCCGAAATCGGACGCGCCGTTAGAAGCTTTGATGAGTATATCCATAGGCGTTTGGTAGAGCCATGGTCGTTCTGCCATGCCTTGTTCCCACGCTCTATCAGCTTCTAAGCGTGATAATGCCGTCATGTAAACGGCCGTTCCCGCTAGGGGAAGCGAACCTTTTCCACCCGCTAACCTATCCCTGATTTCTCCACCGGAACCCGTAGCAGCACCGTTAAAGGGCTCCACGGTGGTAGGAAAGTTATGCGTTTCCGCTTTTAGGGAGATGACGGAATCAAAGGCTTCTTCTTGGTAAAAATCGGGCTTATCAGCAGTTTTAGGAGCGAATTGCACTACTGTGGGTCCTTTGACGAAGGCAACATTGTCTTTATAGGCCGATACAATATCGTTGGGGTGCTCCTGAGATGTTTTCTTTATGAGTTTAAAGAGTGACGAAGGCATTTCCTTACCGTCGATAATAAAAGTTCCGTTAAAGATTTTATGTCGGCAATGTTCGGAATTTACTTGACTGAATCCAAAAACCTCGGAATCGGTAAGTATTCTACCTATTTTTTTAGTCAGTCCTTCTAAATAGGCTACCTCCTCATCGCTTAGGGCCAACCCTTCCTGTTGGTTGTAGGCGGCGATATCATCAATATCCAGAATGGCTTCCGGTTGCACGTCTACCTTAAAAATAGCTTGGTGCAGTTGCTCATATTTTTGAAAAAGCATAGGGTCAAAATCGGTATCGGCCTTGGACGAAGCCCTAAACTCCTCTATACGGATAATGCCCGTAATACCCATATTTTGCGTAATCTCCGTGGCATTGGTACTCCACGGCGTAATCATTGCCGCACGGGGGCCAACAAAAAAGGCGTCTAGAGACGCCGCTTTTAGTTGAGGTTGGTTGCCGAACAACCAGCTTAATTTTTCTATATCGGTTGCAGTGATTTCTTGAGCAGTTTGGACGGCAAAAACTTTAGTTGCTTGGTCTCCAAAGAAGTGAATCATACGGGTCGTTTTAAAAAAATACGTCATGGCTTGTAGGCCATGGTAACATTAAAATTGTCATCCCGAACTTGCTTCGGGATATTCGCAAAATGGAAAATGCAAATTTACGATTTTAAGTGCGAATTTTTAATGGGAGGTGGACTAGTTTTCAACTATTGGTGTTGATAGTATTGAGGCACCTTTAATAAGAATCAGTAAGTTTTAAAGTCCCCATAACGGACAACCGTGGTATCGTTCTGAATCTCAAAGTGAATCCAGTTTTCTAGGGAACCGCCATGGGTATAGTAGCCGTGGTTTTCGTTGACCGTAGTACCATCTTCGCGGGTAAAGGACAAGGTATAATGTCCGTCCGATTTGTTATTCTTCATGGATAAAAAGTCTTCGCGGTAGTCTTTTGGTGCGATCTCGTCAAAAGTAATGCTGTCCAAATGCTCCGAAGTGGAGATTTTAATATTGGTTACTGGATAATCCGAAGTATTCTCAATCTTAAAAACAATGCCCTTATCCTGAAACAGAAAGCAGGAGGAGAGGGTTATGAGGAGACTGAGCAGGAGAAGTTTTTTCATTGATTGATTATTAAGTATTTCTATCTACATTAAGCTTTTAGATTGTAACTTTCACTTGGAGGAAAAAGTAATTCTATTCCTTTTGGTTTAATCTTGAATAGAGGTCCTTTTTCGACCACTTTTCCTTTTGAGTTTCTTTTAATCAAATGGTCAAGCGTTATAATACCTTGCTCAATTAGAAAATCAAATTGAGATGTAATTGGCTTTTTAGTATGTTCGACTAATTTGTATTGAAAGTGTTCTCGGTCATTTATTCTTGTGCTTTCAGCTTCTACCCAAAACGTTTCCCTGTGTTTTGATTTTAGGCGGTTGTGAAGTTTATCCAATGTCCAAACCACAAAATCTCCAACCTCTGGTTTGTCTGAATTCTCAATCAATTGTTTTATATCGCTATCAATTCTTAAATTCAATCCTTGCGAGTTTCTCGTAATTGCAGAAACTGTGCAATATAATTTAAAATCATCATCACGTACATATCCAAAATTGTCAAGTATTTCTGCTGAACTTTTAAACTTACTTAATTTCCAATCTGGAACTTGTGCGAATAAATTTTTTCGGTTCGTTCTATTGTTTCTAAACGATTTAAGTTCAATTCCTTTGTAATCTGGTTGTTTTGAAGAGTTGATGTCAATTCCGAGCGCTGTCTCAAGTGTTCTGCCTACGGAAGTATCAGCATCTACCATTGAGGGAATTGGGCCAGCATTCGCAATTTTTCTTAACATTGCTAAAAGCTCAAAAGCAACCTCATTTTCTGTCTCATTGATTGCGTTAATCAATTCTTGAAATGGATTTAGAACCGAAGAATAAATTAATTCCTTGATGTTTAACTTTGTCAAGTTAAAAACCTGAAAATTATCGTTGTAATATGTGATTGCAATAATATCGTTTGGGTTAGCAACTTTTGTTAAACCATAAAACCAAATTCTTGGGTCTCCTTTTTTAGTTGAAGGACGATATAGAGATGCTTTTGATTTTATAATCTTAAAACCAGTATGAATAATTGCTGGAATCATTACTTTGCTCTCTGTACCTTGATTCTGCAATTCATAATCGTGAATGTTCTCATTTTTCAAATAACTACGAACAGAACCAGTCGCATCCATAATGGATTTTTTCAATCCGGTTTCGGTTGGCTCAATTAAAGTAAGAGAAACTTGGTTTTTGGTCAGTAATTTTATTTTTTCTTGTTCTTCGTCTGTAAGTTTTCTCACTTGATATGTTTTAAAACTTCATTTGCGACTGCTCTTGCTAATAAAGGTGGAACAGCGTTACCAACTAAAGTGTATTGTGGTACTTCCGTTTTTCTATTATTTCCTCCTGTAGAACGTTTTCCTTGAAATACAAAAGAGTCGTCAAAAGATTGTAAACGTGCCATTTCTCTAACTGTTAATGACCTTGGTGAATTGTAATGAATATAATCATCTGCAATTGTCATTATTGTAGAGCTTTGTTCATCTGGTTTTAATACATTATAATTTCGCTTGTTTGTCGAAAGACCTAATTTTTCTAATTCTGGTTGCGCTTTTTTATAATCTCCATTTTTTAAAATAACTCCAAGTCTTTCAACAACAGTTTCGTTTTGATTACTTGTTTTGTGATTATTGAGTATGTCGAAATATTTTTCCCCATTTTCAAGTGCTTCTGTATTCCTTACGTAAAAAGGCTTTGTTTGAGGTTTGAAACGTTCAATTAATCTGCCTTTTCTTGACCATTCTGCAAAAGATTTTCCACCTTTAGAAATTGGCTTTCCATCAATTTTTCTTTTCTTTAAAAGTTTAGCCATTTTCTTTGCAGTTCCATTGTATTGACTTGAAATATCAACTAATTCGTATCGGTGAGCTTCTTGATTGTTACCGATAAAATCTAAATCATACAAAGCTTCAAAAATGGTAACCTTTTCTTCTTCAGAAACGGTTGCAGGAATTTCAGAAATATATTTTTGGTCCTTACGACAACCAATGAAAAGCACTCTTTCCCTATTTTGAGGAACACCATAATTTGAGGCGTTAGCAACAAAAGGTTTTTCTATTTTGTAAAGTCTAATACTTTCAAGAATAGTTTCTAATTCCTTTTTCTGTGATTTATTGCAATGCGATTTTAATATCTCAATTGACTCATCAAAAGAAGTTGTATAGATTTTTAACGCAGTAATGATATCATCACAATCTTTTTTATAAATATTTGGAACTTTTAAAATTTTGATAGCATTTTCAATTTTCGATATAACATTTTCTGAACTGATTTCTGTTAGGAAATCAGTAAAAGCATTTACAAAATTATCACTATCAATATTGCAAAAGTCTTTTTCTTTTATAATATCACGTTTCAGTTTTTCCCATTCTTTCGCTCGCGCTAAAAGGTTAAAACCGTGACGAATAGTATTTATATTTTCGTCCGTTTTACTGGTTTTGTAATCTACAATTTTTGGTGTTAGTTTTCTAAATCTATTTTCTACAAAATTGATAAAATCAACTTTTCCGCTTTCTTTATCTTTTTCGAGTAACTTTTCAACTTCAACACGCTTTATAATGCTGTCAAATAAAAAA
This genomic window from Maribacter sp. MJ134 contains:
- a CDS encoding TonB-dependent receptor plug domain-containing protein, with amino-acid sequence MELTRLYAQKRTIINRGVVALLTIILSIANGSFVYGKQELVVNDELPLEQLYLHLDKSFYAAGESIWFKAYLMDGRTHTPTALSEVVYVELIGSSGTILSKNVLKTKDGSAAGDIKLSDVPASGIYSIRAYTNYMRNFGAEHYYTKHIFVNTGESDPMVNYSSTNQDNALDMQFFPEGGYAINGFLNPIAFKVLDSDGNGVSVSGQIKDDLGNQVTNFSTTHLGMGLFHFIPKPDKTYSAHLNHNGEELQFELPTPKDRGVLMTVLNLEDFYKIELRATSDIQLKDYMLVGKQKGAVQFNLAVNANKQENTTLIKLAKDIVNEGTLELTLWNDQQQPIAERLLFHESGDFNEKVTVKSSKNSFEKRELVTLEIAVNNMGFNAANTDMSLSVSNALVNVDNNHALDIKTYTQLSAVVRGKIEQPGYYFNSDAPERKANLDLLMRTQGWRQYVVQNKPMASADYFLPEKGISLSGKVVSATNNSETLTGSVSLTANNQEEIIQDRAKTDADGRFRFRDLNFTDSTTVLLSANVYHPKRKRNPTSKYNIILDTLRSPIVHPMNGNAFINTIPSKAFNSINEINRPFLYDDDTIALEEVLIKAEKVEKKDTYVQKRKKVLYREPSHTVDFENFSELGFTNLLDALAGRVPGLTVRRMTTGERFVYLRAASSLSDADPESGPGAGSALVLLDGTPVGGDILQQMLPSNVDFIDVLKGPRAAIYGSRAANGVVAIFSKDGTENTISRAKLGGSLNFQYPGYDYSRRFYEPKYDSNQSKPVANDNRTTLLWKPYVELDENGKALVSFYAGDTLGDYQVVLEGMSSEGIPIATKANFEVLVEL
- the purL gene encoding phosphoribosylformylglycinamidine synthase; protein product: MIHFFGDQATKVFAVQTAQEITATDIEKLSWLFGNQPQLKAASLDAFFVGPRAAMITPWSTNATEITQNMGITGIIRIEEFRASSKADTDFDPMLFQKYEQLHQAIFKVDVQPEAILDIDDIAAYNQQEGLALSDEEVAYLEGLTKKIGRILTDSEVFGFSQVNSEHCRHKIFNGTFIIDGKEMPSSLFKLIKKTSQEHPNDIVSAYKDNVAFVKGPTVVQFAPKTADKPDFYQEEAFDSVISLKAETHNFPTTVEPFNGAATGSGGEIRDRLAGGKGSLPLAGTAVYMTALSRLEADRAWEQGMAERPWLYQTPMDILIKASNGASDFGNKFGQPLIAGSVLTFEHLETVASSGDKIPRRLGYDKVIMQAGGIGYGKAEQALKDEPKTGDKIVILGGDNYRIGMGGAAVSSADTGEFSSAIELNAIQRSNPEMQKRAANAIRGMVESDKNPIVSIHDHGAGGHLNCLSELVEETGGKIDLDKLPVGDPTLSAKEIIGNESQERMGLVIGQEDVDLLQRIAERERSPMYEVGNVTGDDRFTFESASTGEKPMDVQLSDIFGSSPKTVMTDRTVNRNYENPEYSLEFFHDYLEQVLQLEAVACKDWLTNKVDRCVGGRVAKQQCAGPLQLPLNNVGVMALDFKGKEGIATSIGHSPISGLIDPAAGSKNSIAEALTNIIWAPMKDGLKSVSLSANWMWPCKNEGEDARLYEAVQATSDFSIALGINVPTGKDSLSMKQKYKDGDVIAPGTVVISAAGNCNDISKVVEPVLQKDGGDIYYINLSQDAYKLGGSSFAQVRNAIGNEAPTIQNDAYFKSVFDLMQTLIKEGQVLAGHDVASGGLITTLLELCFADTDLGADLDLTSLDESDTIKLLFSENAGIVFQLKDNVIVQMLLDAKIDIKRIGSVTSEATLRIKNAGMEMGLNISSLRDTWFKTSYLLDDKQTANGLAKDRFDNYKEQPLTYFFPTDFKGKLPVTSSEIERPKAAILREKGSNSEREMANAMYLAGFDVKDVHMTDLISGRETLEDIQFLGAVGGFSNSDVLGSAKGWAGAIKYNEKANKVIKDFFARPDTLSVGICNGCQLFMELDLINPAHKTHGKMTYNDSHKHESNFTSVQVQENNSIMLSSLAGATLGVWISHGEGKFSLPEDENQYDIVAKYGYETYPANPNGSDFNTAMLCDKTGRHLVTMPHIERSTFPWNWAYYPTDRNDEVSPWLEAFTNARDWVLKNNG
- a CDS encoding MvaI/BcnI restriction endonuclease family protein, translated to MRKLTDEEQEKIKLLTKNQVSLTLIEPTETGLKKSIMDATGSVRSYLKNENIHDYELQNQGTESKVMIPAIIHTGFKIIKSKASLYRPSTKKGDPRIWFYGLTKVANPNDIIAITYYNDNFQVFNLTKLNIKELIYSSVLNPFQELINAINETENEVAFELLAMLRKIANAGPIPSMVDADTSVGRTLETALGIDINSSKQPDYKGIELKSFRNNRTNRKNLFAQVPDWKLSKFKSSAEILDNFGYVRDDDFKLYCTVSAITRNSQGLNLRIDSDIKQLIENSDKPEVGDFVVWTLDKLHNRLKSKHRETFWVEAESTRINDREHFQYKLVEHTKKPITSQFDFLIEQGIITLDHLIKRNSKGKVVEKGPLFKIKPKGIELLFPPSESYNLKA
- the dcm gene encoding DNA (cytosine-5-)-methyltransferase, yielding MATINFYLDKADKKGFAPIHLRINCNGSQVKISTGQKIEPKNFDKSKQKAIGLSVESHEINHYLDFLRERADELLHHSNKKTFIQDEVKSVLNEHIENYKENSNVNIVKEQVSLYGKPFTFVDLFAGAGGFSEGFLQAEHNNKFFDFVVANDINENCELTHVVRYNHQLGLDAKFLKQDITEPDFLDNLLEKIDGRKIDVVCGGPPCQSFSLAGKRKKFDKKDDLFSHYLEVIKVLQPKYFIMENVKGILTKESGKIKKLIIKEINSIVDIKEIPSLTSFIKKVRDESNSFLFDSIIKRVEVEKLLEKDKESGKVDFINFVENRFRKLTPKIVDYKTSKTDENINTIRHGFNLLARAKEWEKLKRDIIKEKDFCNIDSDNFVNAFTDFLTEISSENVISKIENAIKILKVPNIYKKDCDDIITALKIYTTSFDESIEILKSHCNKSQKKELETILESIRLYKIEKPFVANASNYGVPQNRERVLFIGCRKDQKYISEIPATVSEEEKVTIFEALYDLDFIGNNQEAHRYELVDISSQYNGTAKKMAKLLKKRKIDGKPISKGGKSFAEWSRKGRLIERFKPQTKPFYVRNTEALENGEKYFDILNNHKTSNQNETVVERLGVILKNGDYKKAQPELEKLGLSTNKRNYNVLKPDEQSSTIMTIADDYIHYNSPRSLTVREMARLQSFDDSFVFQGKRSTGGNNRKTEVPQYTLVGNAVPPLLARAVANEVLKHIK